From the Lepidochelys kempii isolate rLepKem1 chromosome 2, rLepKem1.hap2, whole genome shotgun sequence genome, one window contains:
- the WDR48 gene encoding WD repeat-containing protein 48 isoform X2: MAAHHRQNAAGRRKVQVSYVIRDEVEKYNRNGVNALQLDPALNRLFTAGRDSIIRIWSVNQHKDYVKALAYAKDKELVASAGLDRQIFLWDVNTLTALTASNNTVTTSSLSGNKDSIYSLAMNQMGTVIVSGSTEKVLRVWDPRTCAKLMKLKGHTDNVKALLLNRDGTQCLSGSSDGTIRLWSLGQQRCIATYRVHDEGVWALQVNEAFTHVYSGGRDRKIYCTDLRNPDIRVLICEEKAPVLKMELDRSADPPPALWVATTKSSVNKWTLKGIHNFRASGDYDNDCTNPITPLCTQPDQVIKGGASIIQCHILNDKRHILTKDTNNNVAYWDVLKACKVEDLGKVDFEEEIKKRFKMVYVPNWFSVDLKTGMLTITLDESDCFAAWVSAKDAGFSSPDGSDPKLNLGGLLLQALLEYWPRTHINPMDEEENEINHVNGEQENRVQKGNGYFQVPPHTPVIFGEAGGRTLFRLLCRDSGGETESMLLNETVPQWVIDITVDKNMPKFNKIPFYLQPHSSSGAKTLKKDRLSASDMLQVRKVMEHVYEKIINLDNESQTTSSSNNEKAGEQEKEEDIAVLAEEKIELLCQDQVLDPNMDLRTVKHFIWKSGGDLTLHYRQKST; the protein is encoded by the exons GATTATGTGAAGGCCTTAGCATATGCAAAAGATAAAGAACTGGTAGCATCTGccgggctggacagacagatattCCTCTGGGATGTAAATACTCTAACAGCACTGACTGCCTCAAACAACACTGTCACAA CTTCTTCCCTGAGTGGGAACAAAGATTCCATTTACAGCCTTGCGATGAATCAAATGGGAACAGTAATTGTATCGGGGTCCACTGAAAAG GTTTTAAGGGTATGGGATCCAAGGACTTGTGCAAAGCTGATGAAACTTAAAGGGCACACGGATAACGTAAAAGCTTTGTTGTTGAACAGAGATGGCACACAG TGTCTTTCAGGCAGCTCTGATGGAACTATTCGTCTATGGTCCCTTGGCCAGCAGAGATGTATAGCCACATATCGAGTCCACGATGAAGGTGTTTGGGCTCTGCAGGTCAATGAAGCCTTCACTCATGTTTATTCAGGAGGAAGAGACAGGAAGATTTATTGCACAGATTTACGAAATCCTGATATCCGTGTGCTCATCTGTGAAGAAAAGGCACCAGTTCTTAAG ATGGAACTTGATAGATCAGCTGATCCTCCTCCAGCCCTTTGGGTTGCAACAACTAAATCTTCTGTGAATAAGTGG ACTTTGAAGGGAATTCATAATTTTAGAGCTTCTGGGGACTATGACAATGACTGTACCAATCCTATAACACCTCTTTGTACACAGCCTGACCAAGTTATCAAAG GGGGTGCTAGTATTATTCAGTGCCACATTCTTAATGACAAGAGACATATATTAACCAaagatacaaataataatgtggCATACTGGGATGTATTGAAG GCATGTAAAGTTGAAGACCTTGGGAAAGTAGATTTTGAAGAAGAAATTAAGAAGAGATTTAAAATGGTGTATGTGCCAAACTGGTTCTCAGTAGACTTAAAAACTGGG ATGTTGACAATTACTTTAGATGAGAGTGactgctttgcagcttgggtctCAGCAAAAGATGCTGGATTTAGCAGTCCAGATGGATCTGATCCAAAAT TGAATCTCGGAGGGCTTCTATTACAAGCTCTTCTAGAGTATTGGCCTAGAACACACATCAATCCAATGGATGAAGAGGAAAATGAAATAAATCATG TGAATGGTGAGCAGGAGAACAGAGTACAGAAAGGAAATGGATACTTTCAGGTACCACCGCATACACCAGTTATCTTTGGTGAAGCTGGAGGACGCACTTTGTTCAG GTTATTATGTCGGGATTCAGGTGGTGAAACTGAATCTATGCTGCTTAATGAAACTGTGCCACAATGGGTAATTGACATCACTGTGGAT aaaaatatGCCCAAATTCAATAAGATTCCTTTCTACCTTCAACCTCATTCGTCTTCAggggcaaaaactttaaaaaa AGACCGATTGTCAGCTAGTGACATGCTGCAGGTCAGAAAAGTGATGGAACATGTTTATGAGAAAATCATAAACCTGGATAATGAATCTCAGACAACTAGCTCCTCCAATAATGAAAAAGCTGGAGAACAAGAGAAAGAGGAGGACATTGCTGTGTTAGCAGAAGAAAAGATTGAACTTTTGTGCCAGGACCAG GTTTTGGATCCAAATATGGACCTTCGAACTGTTAAGCACTTCATATGGAAGAGTGGTGGTGATCTGACACTTCACTACCGACAGAAATCAACGTGA
- the WDR48 gene encoding WD repeat-containing protein 48 isoform X3 — protein MECQSAQVISASSDTTVKVWNAHKGFCMSTLRTHKDYVKALAYAKDKELVASAGLDRQIFLWDVNTLTALTASNNTVTTSSLSGNKDSIYSLAMNQMGTVIVSGSTEKVLRVWDPRTCAKLMKLKGHTDNVKALLLNRDGTQCLSGSSDGTIRLWSLGQQRCIATYRVHDEGVWALQVNEAFTHVYSGGRDRKIYCTDLRNPDIRVLICEEKAPVLKMELDRSADPPPALWVATTKSSVNKWTLKGIHNFRASGDYDNDCTNPITPLCTQPDQVIKGGASIIQCHILNDKRHILTKDTNNNVAYWDVLKACKVEDLGKVDFEEEIKKRFKMVYVPNWFSVDLKTGMLTITLDESDCFAAWVSAKDAGFSSPDGSDPKLNLGGLLLQALLEYWPRTHINPMDEEENEINHVNGEQENRVQKGNGYFQVPPHTPVIFGEAGGRTLFRLLCRDSGGETESMLLNETVPQWVIDITVDKNMPKFNKIPFYLQPHSSSGAKTLKKDRLSASDMLQVRKVMEHVYEKIINLDNESQTTSSSNNEKAGEQEKEEDIAVLAEEKIELLCQDQVLDPNMDLRTVKHFIWKSGGDLTLHYRQKST, from the exons GATTATGTGAAGGCCTTAGCATATGCAAAAGATAAAGAACTGGTAGCATCTGccgggctggacagacagatattCCTCTGGGATGTAAATACTCTAACAGCACTGACTGCCTCAAACAACACTGTCACAA CTTCTTCCCTGAGTGGGAACAAAGATTCCATTTACAGCCTTGCGATGAATCAAATGGGAACAGTAATTGTATCGGGGTCCACTGAAAAG GTTTTAAGGGTATGGGATCCAAGGACTTGTGCAAAGCTGATGAAACTTAAAGGGCACACGGATAACGTAAAAGCTTTGTTGTTGAACAGAGATGGCACACAG TGTCTTTCAGGCAGCTCTGATGGAACTATTCGTCTATGGTCCCTTGGCCAGCAGAGATGTATAGCCACATATCGAGTCCACGATGAAGGTGTTTGGGCTCTGCAGGTCAATGAAGCCTTCACTCATGTTTATTCAGGAGGAAGAGACAGGAAGATTTATTGCACAGATTTACGAAATCCTGATATCCGTGTGCTCATCTGTGAAGAAAAGGCACCAGTTCTTAAG ATGGAACTTGATAGATCAGCTGATCCTCCTCCAGCCCTTTGGGTTGCAACAACTAAATCTTCTGTGAATAAGTGG ACTTTGAAGGGAATTCATAATTTTAGAGCTTCTGGGGACTATGACAATGACTGTACCAATCCTATAACACCTCTTTGTACACAGCCTGACCAAGTTATCAAAG GGGGTGCTAGTATTATTCAGTGCCACATTCTTAATGACAAGAGACATATATTAACCAaagatacaaataataatgtggCATACTGGGATGTATTGAAG GCATGTAAAGTTGAAGACCTTGGGAAAGTAGATTTTGAAGAAGAAATTAAGAAGAGATTTAAAATGGTGTATGTGCCAAACTGGTTCTCAGTAGACTTAAAAACTGGG ATGTTGACAATTACTTTAGATGAGAGTGactgctttgcagcttgggtctCAGCAAAAGATGCTGGATTTAGCAGTCCAGATGGATCTGATCCAAAAT TGAATCTCGGAGGGCTTCTATTACAAGCTCTTCTAGAGTATTGGCCTAGAACACACATCAATCCAATGGATGAAGAGGAAAATGAAATAAATCATG TGAATGGTGAGCAGGAGAACAGAGTACAGAAAGGAAATGGATACTTTCAGGTACCACCGCATACACCAGTTATCTTTGGTGAAGCTGGAGGACGCACTTTGTTCAG GTTATTATGTCGGGATTCAGGTGGTGAAACTGAATCTATGCTGCTTAATGAAACTGTGCCACAATGGGTAATTGACATCACTGTGGAT aaaaatatGCCCAAATTCAATAAGATTCCTTTCTACCTTCAACCTCATTCGTCTTCAggggcaaaaactttaaaaaa AGACCGATTGTCAGCTAGTGACATGCTGCAGGTCAGAAAAGTGATGGAACATGTTTATGAGAAAATCATAAACCTGGATAATGAATCTCAGACAACTAGCTCCTCCAATAATGAAAAAGCTGGAGAACAAGAGAAAGAGGAGGACATTGCTGTGTTAGCAGAAGAAAAGATTGAACTTTTGTGCCAGGACCAG GTTTTGGATCCAAATATGGACCTTCGAACTGTTAAGCACTTCATATGGAAGAGTGGTGGTGATCTGACACTTCACTACCGACAGAAATCAACGTGA